A single window of Rhodococcus jostii RHA1 DNA harbors:
- a CDS encoding TIGR03086 family metal-binding protein: MTSTTETPAAHYRDLAAKFTKRVESVPTERWDDASPCDGWTARDVVRHVIDTQRYIVTVVDLELPVPPSVDEDPVAAWAATRDGMQEILDDPARVSREYDGHFGRTDLGKTIDSFYCFDLVIHGWDLARATGLDETIPADDLTWVGGVAEQLGDNIRTAGVCGPAVDVPAGADEQTRVLAFLGRKA, from the coding sequence ATGACCTCGACAACCGAAACCCCCGCAGCCCATTACCGCGACCTTGCCGCGAAGTTCACGAAGCGCGTCGAATCCGTGCCCACGGAACGCTGGGACGACGCGTCCCCGTGTGACGGCTGGACGGCCCGCGACGTCGTGCGGCACGTGATCGACACGCAGCGCTACATCGTCACCGTCGTCGATCTGGAACTGCCGGTGCCGCCGTCCGTCGACGAAGACCCGGTAGCCGCCTGGGCGGCCACGCGCGACGGCATGCAGGAGATCCTGGACGATCCGGCCCGGGTGAGCCGCGAGTACGACGGGCACTTCGGCCGCACCGACCTCGGCAAGACCATCGACAGCTTCTACTGCTTCGACCTCGTGATCCACGGCTGGGACCTCGCCCGGGCCACCGGCCTCGACGAGACCATCCCGGCCGACGACCTGACCTGGGTGGGTGGCGTCGCGGAGCAACTGGGCGACAACATCCGCACGGCCGGGGTGTGCGGCCCCGCCGTGGACGTCCCCGCGGGCGCCGACGAGCAGACCAGGGTCCTGGCCTTCCTCGGCCGCAAGGCCTGA
- a CDS encoding helix-turn-helix domain-containing protein has translation MGWYTPTSPSPDLTDTLVCGWSARTQGEHLLVPDACMDILWIRGVGIRVCGPETTAWSFTLPPGTESVGVRFRPGAASHLLRTSAAEVRNIRVGLGDVVGSTWERTLTDRLDNAPGYAERIALFENAVRAWRNRGPDADPLIGTVRQALSRHSWNVGALADAASVTERQLQRRCNDAFGYGPATLRGILRLQRFMALAQSGTRAGLADLAATAGYSDQAHLSRECRRISSLTPSDLLASEAPDWHGTESVVDVGNVQAIGPRTGEESAA, from the coding sequence ATGGGCTGGTACACGCCGACCTCACCGTCGCCCGACCTCACCGACACCCTGGTGTGCGGGTGGTCCGCGCGCACGCAGGGCGAGCATCTGCTGGTGCCGGACGCGTGCATGGACATCCTGTGGATCCGGGGGGTGGGAATCCGCGTGTGCGGTCCCGAGACCACGGCGTGGTCGTTCACGCTGCCGCCGGGCACCGAATCCGTCGGCGTCCGTTTCCGTCCCGGCGCCGCCTCGCATCTGCTGCGGACGTCGGCGGCCGAGGTCCGCAACATCCGGGTCGGTCTCGGGGACGTGGTCGGGTCCACGTGGGAACGGACACTGACCGACCGGCTCGACAATGCGCCCGGTTACGCGGAACGAATCGCCCTGTTCGAGAACGCCGTGCGCGCGTGGCGAAACCGTGGACCGGACGCCGACCCGCTGATCGGCACCGTCCGGCAGGCGCTGTCCCGGCACTCGTGGAACGTGGGCGCGCTCGCCGACGCCGCCTCCGTCACGGAGCGGCAACTGCAGCGGCGATGCAACGACGCGTTCGGATACGGGCCCGCCACCCTCCGCGGCATCCTGCGGCTGCAGCGGTTCATGGCGCTGGCGCAGTCGGGGACGCGGGCCGGGCTCGCCGACCTCGCCGCCACCGCCGGCTACAGCGACCAGGCGCACCTGTCGCGGGAATGCCGGCGGATCTCCTCGCTCACCCCGTCCGACCTCCTCGCCAGCGAGGCCCCCGACTGGCACGGGACGGAATCCGTCGTCGATGTCGGAAATGTTCAAGCCATCGGGCCCCGGACGGGAGAAGAATCGGCCGCATGA
- a CDS encoding COG4315 family predicted lipoprotein, giving the protein MRRTWALAAIAAVSLTFSSCAYDSTDSGDTGGNAPVSPTPTSPPAAPGTPVLKMGPTTLGEVMVDDGGMTVYVYDNDEVGSGASSCRDTCLQSWPPVTSVTENPTVQGLQEVVIDTIPAPDGTHQLTVNGRPVYRYKDDNEPGDAFGQAVGSVWWTLDSAGNPVTTTAGGE; this is encoded by the coding sequence ATGAGACGAACATGGGCGCTGGCAGCGATCGCCGCCGTCAGCCTGACCTTCTCGAGTTGCGCCTACGACAGCACCGATTCCGGCGACACGGGTGGCAACGCCCCGGTGTCGCCGACGCCGACGTCCCCGCCCGCCGCGCCCGGAACACCAGTCCTGAAGATGGGACCGACGACGCTCGGCGAGGTGATGGTCGACGACGGCGGCATGACGGTCTACGTGTACGACAACGACGAGGTCGGCTCCGGCGCCAGTTCGTGCCGCGACACCTGCCTGCAATCGTGGCCGCCGGTCACCTCCGTCACCGAGAACCCGACGGTCCAGGGGCTGCAGGAAGTCGTCATCGACACCATCCCGGCGCCGGACGGCACCCACCAGCTCACCGTCAACGGCCGCCCCGTGTACCGCTACAAGGACGACAACGAACCCGGTGACGCATTCGGACAGGCGGTCGGCAGCGTGTGGTGGACCCTCGACTCCGCAGGCAACCCGGTCACGACAACTGCGGGCGGCGAGTAG
- a CDS encoding YoaK family protein yields MWSVPIDDSRQMLALAVVLSTLAGYVDALGFITLGGFFVAFMSGNLTRFSVGFADAAWAHAATAAAVIGMFVLGCALGAVVVHLSDRRRLPVRTTVLAVVSGLLIVGAVAATVGASTVAVGAMLLAMGAENSFFQRDGEVTIGLTYMTGALVKMGHRLAGALFGGPRWAWLRHFALWAGLVVGAVTGALAHHWIGLDALWFAAVLSAALTVTVHLRIDRATRRPQLS; encoded by the coding sequence ATGTGGAGTGTGCCGATCGACGACAGCAGGCAGATGCTCGCGCTGGCGGTGGTGCTGTCCACGCTGGCCGGTTACGTCGACGCGCTGGGATTCATCACGCTCGGCGGGTTCTTCGTCGCGTTCATGAGCGGCAACCTCACCCGGTTCAGTGTCGGGTTCGCGGACGCCGCGTGGGCGCACGCGGCGACGGCTGCCGCGGTGATCGGCATGTTCGTTCTCGGCTGCGCCCTGGGCGCAGTGGTCGTGCACCTGTCCGATCGTCGGCGCCTGCCCGTCCGGACGACGGTGCTCGCGGTCGTGTCGGGACTGCTGATCGTCGGCGCGGTGGCCGCGACTGTCGGGGCGAGCACGGTGGCCGTCGGCGCGATGCTGCTCGCGATGGGCGCCGAGAACTCCTTCTTCCAGCGCGACGGCGAGGTCACCATCGGTCTCACCTACATGACGGGCGCGCTCGTGAAGATGGGACATCGGCTGGCCGGGGCCCTGTTCGGCGGACCGCGGTGGGCGTGGCTACGGCACTTCGCGTTGTGGGCCGGTCTGGTGGTGGGAGCGGTGACGGGCGCCCTCGCGCACCACTGGATCGGGCTGGACGCCCTGTGGTTCGCTGCCGTCCTGTCGGCAGCGCTGACCGTCACCGTCCACTTGAGGATCGACCGCGCTACTCGCCGCCCGCAGTTGTCGTGA
- a CDS encoding alpha/beta hydrolase encodes MAIRRTRALIVGLVAVLASGLVSVLAGTGVAHADSALISVYSPSMDKDIPVKVLKAAGGGPAPTLYLLDGLRAPDDNNGWLIETDVESFFAGKHVNVVIPFGGGGTFYSDWQRDDPKLGRVKWETFLTNELPPVMASQFGSDGVNNAVAGLSMSGTSALNLATHRPDFYKAVASYSGYPTASSPGFAQGIQVSVAQMGGNALNMWGFWPSGAWLRNDPLLNVGALRGKSVYISSGAGSTASDPTVDPDSASFDPVKFSQTVPLETASGLSSKVFVPAAQRAGANLQTHITDDGLHTWNYWQDRLHESWANTLAPALGTS; translated from the coding sequence ATGGCGATTCGTCGCACCCGCGCACTGATCGTGGGTTTGGTCGCAGTGTTGGCATCGGGCCTCGTGTCCGTATTGGCCGGAACCGGCGTCGCGCACGCCGACTCGGCCCTGATCTCGGTGTATTCACCGTCGATGGACAAGGACATTCCCGTCAAGGTGCTCAAGGCCGCGGGCGGCGGCCCCGCGCCGACCCTGTACCTGCTCGACGGTCTGCGGGCACCGGACGACAACAACGGCTGGCTGATCGAGACCGACGTGGAGAGTTTCTTCGCCGGCAAGCACGTCAACGTGGTCATCCCGTTCGGCGGCGGCGGAACCTTCTACTCCGACTGGCAGCGCGACGACCCGAAGCTCGGCCGCGTCAAGTGGGAGACGTTCCTGACCAATGAGCTGCCCCCGGTGATGGCTTCCCAGTTCGGCAGCGACGGGGTGAACAACGCGGTCGCGGGTCTGTCGATGAGCGGCACCTCCGCGTTGAACCTCGCCACTCACCGCCCCGACTTCTACAAGGCGGTCGCGTCGTACAGCGGTTACCCGACGGCCAGCTCGCCCGGCTTCGCGCAGGGCATCCAGGTGTCCGTCGCCCAGATGGGTGGCAACGCGCTGAACATGTGGGGCTTCTGGCCGTCGGGTGCGTGGCTTCGCAACGACCCGCTGCTCAACGTCGGCGCGCTGCGCGGCAAGTCCGTCTACATCTCGTCGGGCGCAGGCTCGACGGCCAGCGATCCGACCGTCGACCCGGACAGCGCCTCGTTCGACCCGGTGAAGTTCTCGCAGACGGTCCCCCTCGAGACCGCCTCCGGTCTGAGCAGCAAGGTGTTCGTGCCCGCGGCGCAGCGCGCCGGCGCCAACCTGCAGACCCACATCACCGACGACGGCCTCCACACGTGGAACTACTGGCAGGACCGCTTGCACGAGTCCTGGGCCAACACGCTGGCGCCCGCCCTCGGAACCTCCTGA
- a CDS encoding DUF3558 family protein has product MKLRRTAHAVTLAAVVAALSACGGGSDDAATSDAVSWDAAEPCTLADDATLAPLLTAGAGEGTATDSPERRACTWGKPEALNTVTITTTSAPEPVDPLRTIDVGGLEGRALAESKYQCILEVTTDAGTLSIETKFGLDATANPDTSCDRSVPLAEHALTQLKWA; this is encoded by the coding sequence ATGAAACTCAGAAGGACAGCACACGCGGTGACACTCGCCGCCGTCGTGGCAGCACTGTCGGCGTGCGGCGGAGGCAGCGACGACGCAGCCACGTCGGACGCGGTGAGCTGGGACGCGGCCGAGCCGTGCACGCTCGCCGACGATGCGACGCTCGCACCGCTTCTCACGGCAGGCGCCGGCGAGGGCACCGCCACCGACAGTCCCGAACGTCGCGCCTGCACGTGGGGCAAGCCCGAGGCACTGAACACCGTGACGATCACCACTACGAGCGCGCCGGAACCGGTCGACCCGCTGCGCACGATCGACGTCGGCGGACTCGAGGGGCGCGCACTCGCCGAGAGCAAGTACCAGTGCATCCTCGAGGTCACCACCGATGCGGGCACCCTGTCGATCGAGACGAAATTCGGTCTCGACGCCACCGCGAACCCGGACACGTCCTGCGACCGGTCCGTCCCCCTCGCCGAGCACGCCCTCACCCAGCTGAAGTGGGCCTAG
- a CDS encoding aminotransferase class I/II-fold pyridoxal phosphate-dependent enzyme, with protein MTNQTQIGLMSHEELLSEHERQTASYAQLKTEKLTLDLTRGKPSPEQLDLSAALLTLPGDGDFRDGNGTDTRNYGGLTGLPELRAIFGELLGIPVENLLAGNNASLEIMHDNVVFALLHGTPDSPRPWSQEEKVKFLCPAPGYDRHFGITETYGIEMIPVPMRPDGPDVGVISELVANDPQIKGLWAVPNYSNPTGAVYSEEVTRTLASMPTAAPDFRLFWDNAYAVHPLVGETAPSLDILGMAAEAGNPNRPLVFASTSKITFAGAGVSFFGSSTANLAWYQKYLGKKSIGPDKLNQLRHLRFFGDAEGVRAHMEKHREILAPKFALVLKILEDRLGASKVASWTEPKGGYFISLDVVEGTAKRVIALAKDAGIALTAAGSAFPYGVDPEDKNIRLAPSFPSMEDLDKSMNGVATCVLLAATESRLDLPKS; from the coding sequence ATGACCAACCAGACCCAGATCGGGTTGATGAGCCATGAGGAACTACTTTCGGAGCACGAGCGCCAGACTGCGAGTTACGCGCAGCTGAAGACGGAGAAGCTCACGCTCGACCTCACTCGCGGCAAGCCCTCGCCCGAGCAGCTGGATCTGTCTGCGGCGCTGCTGACACTGCCCGGTGACGGCGACTTCCGCGACGGCAACGGCACCGACACCCGCAACTACGGTGGGCTGACCGGTCTGCCGGAGCTGCGCGCCATCTTCGGTGAACTGCTCGGCATCCCCGTCGAGAACCTGCTCGCCGGCAACAACGCCAGCCTCGAGATCATGCACGACAACGTCGTGTTCGCCCTGCTGCACGGCACCCCCGACTCCCCGCGCCCCTGGTCGCAGGAGGAGAAGGTCAAGTTTCTGTGCCCGGCACCCGGTTACGACCGCCACTTCGGGATCACCGAGACCTACGGCATCGAGATGATCCCGGTGCCGATGCGCCCGGACGGCCCCGACGTGGGCGTCATCTCCGAGCTGGTGGCGAACGATCCGCAGATCAAGGGTCTGTGGGCCGTCCCCAACTACTCCAATCCCACGGGCGCGGTGTACTCGGAAGAGGTCACGCGGACGTTGGCGTCGATGCCGACCGCCGCCCCCGACTTCCGGCTGTTCTGGGACAACGCCTATGCCGTCCACCCGCTCGTCGGCGAGACGGCGCCGTCGCTGGACATCCTCGGGATGGCCGCAGAGGCGGGTAACCCGAACCGGCCGCTCGTGTTCGCGTCGACGTCGAAGATCACGTTCGCCGGTGCCGGCGTCAGCTTCTTCGGTTCCTCGACCGCGAACCTGGCCTGGTACCAGAAGTACCTCGGTAAGAAGAGCATCGGTCCCGACAAGCTGAACCAGCTGCGGCACCTGCGGTTCTTCGGTGACGCCGAGGGCGTGCGCGCCCACATGGAGAAGCACCGCGAGATCCTGGCGCCGAAGTTCGCGCTCGTCCTGAAGATTCTCGAGGATCGTCTCGGGGCGTCGAAGGTGGCGTCGTGGACGGAGCCGAAGGGCGGATATTTCATCAGCCTGGACGTCGTCGAGGGCACCGCGAAGCGCGTCATCGCTCTGGCGAAGGACGCGGGGATCGCGCTCACCGCCGCCGGATCGGCGTTCCCGTACGGTGTCGACCCCGAGGACAAGAACATCCGGCTCGCGCCGAGCTTCCCCTCGATGGAGGATCTGGACAAGTCGATGAACGGTGTCGCGACGTGCGTGCTGCTCGCGGCCACCGAATCACGCCTGGACCTGCCGAAGTCCTAG
- a CDS encoding DUF1206 domain-containing protein gives MAQNETNRANGMSRAVDRATDSNTFERVARAGHVMSGFVHLLIAYIIVQLAFGTGGNADQSGALGALAAKPGGRFVLWVAMVAFIAMALWRLAETVLGPHATENSGGDGEKTSLLDRAKAFGLAVVYFAFAFSAYQFASGGGKSSGQQNAGMSARLMESGGGKILLVVVGLGAIAIGGYHIYKGASKNFLDDLKGTPSKLVEPLGVVGYVAKGLVIAGAGVLVIVAVFNADPSKATGLDGAVKTLGSAPFGQFLLVLAGLGIAAYGLYSFVMARYARM, from the coding sequence ATGGCCCAGAACGAAACGAACCGAGCCAACGGGATGAGCCGCGCCGTCGACAGGGCAACCGACAGCAACACTTTCGAACGGGTCGCGCGCGCCGGCCACGTGATGAGCGGTTTCGTCCACCTGCTGATCGCGTACATCATCGTCCAGCTGGCGTTCGGCACCGGCGGCAACGCCGATCAGTCCGGGGCCCTCGGCGCCCTGGCCGCCAAACCCGGTGGCCGGTTCGTGCTGTGGGTGGCGATGGTCGCGTTCATCGCGATGGCGCTGTGGCGGCTCGCCGAGACCGTTCTCGGACCCCATGCCACCGAGAATTCCGGGGGCGACGGCGAAAAGACGTCCCTGCTGGACCGCGCGAAGGCGTTCGGCCTGGCCGTCGTCTACTTCGCGTTCGCCTTCTCGGCTTACCAGTTCGCGAGCGGCGGCGGGAAATCGAGCGGTCAGCAGAACGCCGGAATGAGTGCACGCCTTATGGAGTCCGGGGGAGGCAAGATCCTTCTCGTGGTGGTGGGTCTCGGCGCAATCGCGATCGGCGGCTACCACATCTACAAGGGGGCGTCGAAGAACTTCCTGGACGACCTGAAGGGCACCCCGTCGAAGCTCGTCGAGCCCCTCGGAGTGGTCGGCTACGTAGCCAAGGGCCTCGTCATCGCGGGCGCGGGCGTGCTGGTGATCGTGGCGGTCTTCAACGCCGACCCGTCCAAGGCCACGGGCCTCGACGGCGCGGTCAAGACCCTGGGTTCGGCGCCGTTCGGGCAGTTCCTCCTCGTCCTCGCCGGACTGGGCATCGCCGCGTACGGGCTGTACAGCTTCGTGATGGCGCGCTACGCCAGGATGTAG
- the fepB gene encoding Fe2+-enterobactin ABC transporter substrate-binding protein — translation MKLRRSLAAVAVLAVGIGAAACSSDPDSDAATTGTTAASDQNWPRTVTDETGSVTIEQKPERIVSTSVTLTGSLLALDAPLIGTGAQRASDVTDENGLFTQWADIAAERGVETLYQGEPNVEKITAADPDLIFVSATGGDSALDQVDTLKQIAPVVVLRYDDKSWQALSGQIAAAIGAEEQADAVVAKFDQQLDDAKSALGDRVAAANPVNVLAYNSPEESRIFTADSAQGILLERLGFSLAELPSDLTAADKGIMAGRKDVVPAGQENLPRAVPGNTTFIVIGEAADADRFLADPTLRETPSVEKKQVIGLGKDSFRLDYYSASNLIDRVTNTVR, via the coding sequence GTGAAACTTCGTCGCTCACTGGCAGCCGTCGCTGTCCTCGCCGTCGGGATCGGCGCTGCCGCGTGCTCGTCCGATCCCGATTCCGACGCCGCGACCACCGGCACCACCGCCGCGTCCGACCAGAACTGGCCGCGCACCGTCACCGACGAGACCGGCAGCGTCACGATCGAACAGAAGCCCGAGCGGATCGTGTCCACCAGCGTCACCCTCACCGGCTCACTACTCGCCCTCGACGCCCCCCTGATCGGTACCGGCGCGCAGAGAGCCAGCGACGTCACCGACGAGAACGGTCTGTTCACGCAGTGGGCGGACATCGCCGCCGAGCGCGGCGTCGAGACGCTGTACCAGGGCGAACCCAACGTCGAGAAGATCACCGCCGCCGATCCGGACCTCATCTTCGTGTCCGCCACCGGCGGCGACTCGGCGCTCGATCAGGTGGACACGTTGAAGCAGATCGCGCCCGTCGTGGTGCTGCGATACGACGACAAGTCGTGGCAGGCCCTCAGCGGACAGATCGCCGCGGCCATCGGGGCCGAGGAGCAGGCCGACGCCGTCGTCGCGAAGTTCGACCAGCAACTCGACGACGCCAAGTCGGCGCTGGGCGACAGGGTCGCTGCGGCGAACCCGGTGAATGTGCTCGCATACAACTCGCCGGAGGAGTCGCGGATCTTCACCGCCGACTCGGCGCAGGGCATCCTGCTGGAACGCCTCGGATTCTCGCTTGCCGAGCTGCCGTCCGACCTCACCGCCGCCGACAAGGGCATCATGGCCGGCCGCAAGGACGTCGTGCCTGCCGGGCAGGAGAACCTGCCGCGTGCGGTGCCCGGCAACACCACGTTCATCGTGATCGGTGAAGCAGCGGACGCCGACAGGTTCCTCGCCGATCCGACGCTGCGGGAGACGCCGTCCGTGGAGAAGAAGCAGGTGATCGGGCTCGGGAAGGACAGCTTCCGCCTCGACTACTACAGCGCGTCCAACCTGATCGACCGGGTCACGAACACAGTGCGATAA
- the fes gene encoding enterochelin esterase gives MLQRVPGPERRVVRARSIDDLTRDGVPAFWDRLTAVGSPLIERDGGDPGCVIATFCWRDPDGDERTSRTRHVYLDANGITDRSRLEQAGLSRLPGTDLWSLSIEVPEKWRGAYRFIPRTEPLTVPGDTPGWQWWRSVLADAQPDPFNPLPTRVVQTGDSSEAVMPAAPAQLWWTDRPGRGALHETTFTLSGTRRSVWVCEPPGLAARNRPVVVLLDGRTWAVDLPIAGAVDALGRAGHRVPLVVMVDSVGPELRSQELGCSPAFAAGLAGELLPWLRREWGATDDPASTIVAGCSLGGLAACHLALTAPHVFGCAVSLSGSFWWPGSGPGVPFQDRVRAAAPSTSRFSVEVGTLEWMLVEPNREVRDLLAGAGHDVRYREFCGGHDVLHWRDGLIAGVAAMLERTDR, from the coding sequence ATGCTGCAACGAGTGCCGGGACCCGAGCGTCGCGTCGTGCGCGCACGGTCGATCGACGACCTGACGCGTGACGGCGTCCCCGCGTTCTGGGACCGTCTCACCGCCGTGGGCAGTCCCCTCATCGAGCGGGATGGGGGCGACCCCGGCTGTGTGATCGCCACGTTCTGCTGGCGGGATCCGGACGGCGACGAGCGCACGTCACGCACGCGGCACGTCTACCTCGACGCCAACGGAATCACCGACCGCTCCCGCCTGGAACAGGCCGGGCTGTCGCGGCTACCCGGCACCGACCTGTGGTCGCTCTCGATCGAGGTCCCCGAGAAGTGGCGGGGCGCTTACCGTTTCATTCCCCGGACGGAACCACTGACAGTTCCCGGCGACACCCCGGGCTGGCAGTGGTGGCGGAGCGTGCTCGCCGACGCGCAACCCGACCCGTTCAACCCACTGCCGACGCGGGTGGTGCAGACCGGCGACAGCTCCGAGGCGGTGATGCCGGCAGCGCCCGCGCAGCTCTGGTGGACGGACCGGCCGGGCCGCGGCGCGCTTCACGAGACGACGTTCACGCTGTCGGGTACGCGACGGTCGGTGTGGGTCTGCGAACCGCCCGGACTCGCTGCTCGGAATCGTCCGGTCGTGGTGTTGCTGGACGGCCGGACGTGGGCGGTCGACCTGCCGATCGCGGGCGCCGTCGACGCACTCGGACGTGCCGGGCACCGGGTTCCGCTCGTCGTGATGGTCGACAGTGTCGGACCCGAACTGCGATCCCAAGAGCTCGGCTGCAGTCCCGCGTTCGCCGCCGGTCTCGCCGGCGAACTGCTTCCCTGGCTGCGGCGGGAATGGGGTGCCACCGACGACCCCGCGTCGACGATCGTGGCCGGTTGCAGCCTGGGCGGACTGGCGGCGTGCCACCTCGCGCTGACGGCCCCGCACGTGTTCGGCTGCGCCGTCAGCCTGTCCGGATCGTTCTGGTGGCCCGGCTCGGGACCGGGAGTCCCTTTCCAGGACCGCGTCCGCGCCGCGGCCCCGTCGACCAGTCGGTTCAGTGTGGAGGTCGGGACCCTCGAATGGATGCTCGTCGAACCCAACCGCGAGGTGCGCGACCTGTTGGCCGGCGCCGGCCACGACGTGCGGTACCGCGAGTTCTGCGGGGGCCACGACGTCCTGCACTGGCGCGACGGTCTGATCGCCGGCGTGGCCGCGATGCTGGAGCGTACCGACCGGTAA
- a CDS encoding HhH-GPD-type base excision DNA repair protein, which translates to MARTLNLVGDPDADALLASDPLALLIGMLLDQQVPMETAFAGPKKLDDRLGGLEVHRIAEMDPEEFAAVCSQTPAVHRFPGSMATRIQSLCAFLVENYDGSVEALWTSGDPDGKEVLKRLKALPGYGDQKARIFLALLGKQIGVEPKGWREAAGDYGTEGSRRSIADVVDDTSLHEVREFKKAAKAEAKKAAAAKKK; encoded by the coding sequence ATGGCACGCACGCTGAATCTGGTAGGGGATCCGGACGCCGACGCACTCCTGGCGAGTGATCCGCTGGCGTTGCTCATCGGGATGTTGCTCGATCAGCAGGTGCCGATGGAGACGGCGTTCGCGGGTCCGAAGAAGCTGGACGACCGGCTCGGCGGCCTCGAGGTGCATCGCATCGCGGAGATGGATCCGGAGGAGTTCGCGGCCGTCTGCTCGCAGACCCCGGCGGTCCACCGGTTTCCCGGATCGATGGCCACCCGCATCCAGTCGCTGTGCGCGTTCCTCGTCGAGAACTACGACGGCAGCGTCGAGGCGTTGTGGACGAGCGGCGACCCCGACGGCAAAGAGGTCCTGAAGCGGCTGAAGGCGCTGCCGGGGTACGGCGATCAGAAAGCCCGCATCTTCCTGGCGCTGCTCGGCAAGCAGATCGGTGTGGAGCCGAAGGGCTGGCGGGAGGCCGCAGGGGACTACGGCACCGAGGGCTCACGGCGTTCGATCGCGGACGTCGTGGACGACACGAGTCTCCACGAGGTCCGCGAGTTCAAGAAGGCCGCGAAGGCCGAGGCGAAGAAGGCTGCGGCGGCGAAGAAGAAGTAG
- a CDS encoding ammonium transporter produces the protein MPAIDAGATAWLLISTALVLLMTPGLALFYGGMVRSTGVLNMIMMSFVSIALVTVAWLVAGYSLIFGDDIGGGLIGGLEHLGMVGIDPTTVHGQVPEILFATFQLTFAIITAALISGAIADRAKFSAWMIFVPVWALVVYAPVAHWVWNPQGWIAQFGALDYAGGLVVEIVSGASGLALALVLGPRLGFRSESMRPHNLPLVLLGVGLLWFGWFGFNAGSALAADGTAAAIFLNTLVAGCTGLLGWLLVEQKRDGHPTTFGAASGVVAGLVAITPSCGTVSMVGALVVGAVAGVVCSFAVGWKFRVGYDDSLDVVGVHLMGGIVGTLLIGLLATEVMTSGPEGLFYGGGFAQLGKQVLAVVVVALYAFGVTYALGKLIDRIFGFRVSAEDESSGIDLALHAESAYEHGVLGHGPGGGGQGNSVFPWMHEAERRRHLDAERKQNPSDSE, from the coding sequence GTGCCTGCAATCGACGCCGGAGCAACCGCCTGGCTTCTGATCAGTACCGCGCTGGTCCTTCTGATGACGCCGGGGCTCGCCCTGTTCTACGGCGGAATGGTCCGTTCCACCGGCGTACTGAACATGATCATGATGAGCTTCGTGTCGATCGCGCTGGTCACGGTCGCGTGGCTGGTGGCCGGGTACTCCCTCATCTTCGGTGACGACATCGGCGGCGGACTGATCGGCGGGCTGGAGCACCTGGGGATGGTGGGCATCGACCCCACCACCGTCCACGGGCAGGTGCCCGAGATCCTGTTCGCCACGTTCCAGCTGACGTTCGCGATCATCACCGCCGCACTGATCAGCGGTGCGATCGCCGATCGGGCCAAGTTCTCGGCCTGGATGATCTTCGTGCCCGTCTGGGCCCTCGTCGTCTACGCACCCGTCGCGCACTGGGTGTGGAACCCGCAGGGCTGGATCGCGCAGTTCGGTGCCCTCGACTACGCGGGCGGACTGGTCGTCGAGATCGTGTCCGGAGCGTCGGGCCTGGCGTTGGCGCTGGTCCTGGGCCCGCGTCTCGGTTTCCGGTCCGAGTCGATGCGTCCCCACAACCTTCCGCTGGTGTTGCTGGGCGTCGGCCTGCTGTGGTTCGGCTGGTTCGGTTTCAACGCCGGCTCCGCGCTCGCCGCCGACGGCACCGCCGCCGCGATCTTCCTGAACACCCTCGTCGCCGGGTGCACCGGTCTGCTCGGCTGGCTGCTCGTCGAACAGAAGCGGGACGGTCACCCCACCACGTTCGGTGCGGCGTCCGGCGTCGTCGCCGGCCTGGTCGCGATCACCCCGTCCTGCGGCACCGTGAGCATGGTCGGGGCACTCGTCGTCGGCGCCGTCGCCGGTGTGGTCTGCTCGTTCGCCGTCGGCTGGAAGTTCCGTGTCGGGTACGACGACTCGCTCGATGTCGTGGGAGTCCACCTGATGGGCGGCATCGTCGGCACCCTCCTGATCGGACTGCTGGCCACCGAGGTCATGACCAGCGGACCGGAAGGCCTCTTCTACGGGGGCGGGTTCGCGCAACTCGGTAAGCAGGTGCTCGCCGTGGTGGTCGTCGCCTTGTACGCGTTCGGCGTGACGTACGCGCTGGGCAAACTGATCGACCGGATCTTCGGGTTCCGGGTGAGCGCGGAGGACGAGTCGTCCGGCATCGACCTCGCGTTGCACGCCGAATCGGCGTACGAACACGGTGTGCTCGGGCACGGTCCGGGCGGCGGTGGTCAGGGCAACAGTGTCTTCCCGTGGATGCACGAGGCCGAACGCCGGCGGCACCTGGACGCCGAACGGAAGCAGAACCCCTCCGATTCCGAGTAG